The Boseongicola sp. DNA segment GCGGCGACCGAGGCTGGTTTTTCGGTTGATCGTAAGCAGGTAGCTTTGACAGCACCGATCAAAGATTTGGGCATGCACAAGGTCACTGTGACCCTGCACCCTGAGGTCGATGCGACTATCGAATTGAACGTTGCGCGTTCGACCGAAGAAGCTGAACTTCAGGCGAAAGGCGTTAACATCGCTGATCGCGCCGCTGAAGAAGAAGCGCAGGCTGAAATCGAGATTGCCGAACTGTTCGAAGACATCGGCGCTGCCGAGTTGGACGAGCTTCAGTCTGGCGACGATGATGGCCCTGTAGCCGAATCTGCGGAAGACACCTCGTCTGATGATCGAGTTGAAGACGAAGACTGAAGTCTTTGAAATCAAAATGAAAAGGCCGCCTTTTGGGCGGCCTTTTTCGTTTTATTGATTGAGTATTTTCACCAAAAAGAAGGACCTAGGCGTTGTGTTCCCGGATCTTTTCGGCGGCTTCTTTGTCGTAGCCGACGCCATTTTGTTCGAATAACTGGTCAAGTTCACCGGACAAAGTCATTTCAG contains these protein-coding regions:
- the rplI gene encoding 50S ribosomal protein L9, which codes for MQVILLERVAKLGQMGDVVDVKDGYARNFLLPQKKALWASSTNIEQFEAQKAQLETRNLETKSEAEDLAGRLNGQQFIVIRSASDGGSLYGSVTTRDAAEAATEAGFSVDRKQVALTAPIKDLGMHKVTVTLHPEVDATIELNVARSTEEAELQAKGVNIADRAAEEEAQAEIEIAELFEDIGAAELDELQSGDDDGPVAESAEDTSSDDRVEDED